GGTACCATCAGCGGTGCTTCTTCTGTTTGCCTTGGAACAACGATCGCCTTAATCAGCAGCGGTGATGCAGGCGGAACATGGACCAGTAGCAATACCTCTACAGCTACTGTGGATGCAAACGGTGTAGTAACCGGGGTAACTGCCGGAACTGCCACCATTACCTATAGCGTTACCAATACATGCGGAACAGCTTCTGCAACGAAATCAGTAACCGTTAATCCGAGTGCCAATGCAGGCACGATCAGCGGTGCAGGATCAGTTTGCCCTGGAACAACGACTACCTTAACCAGCAGCGGTGATGCCGGCGGAACCTGGAGCAGCGATAATATAGCTGTTGCAACGGTAGATGCGAACGGCATAGTGACCGGTATAAGTGGTGGTAACGCTACCATTAGCTATAGTGTAAGTAGCAGCTGTGGAACAGCGAGCGCTACCGAATCAGTAACGGTATTCCCCAATGCCAATGCAGGCACCATCAGTGGCGCCGGATCAGTATGTGCCGGAACAACAACCGCGTTAAGCAGCAGCGGTGATGCAGGCGGAACCTGGACAAGTAGTAATACAAATACAGCTACGGTGGATGCAAATGGAGTTGTGACTGGTGTAAATGCAGGCAATGCAACCATCACTTATAGCGTGACCAATTCCTGCGGAACGGCAACTGCGACCAAGTCGGTAACCGTTAAACCAAATGCCAATGCAGGTACTATCAGCGGGGCTTCTTCAGTTTGTACCGGAACTACTACCACACTTACCAGCAATGGAGATGGCGGAGGAACCTGGAGCAGTGACAACACAGCCGTGGCTACGGTAGATGCAAACGGCGTGGTAACCGGTGTGAGTTCAGGTAGCACAACGATTACCTATAGCGTCACCAATATGTGCGGAACGGCAAGTGCAACAAAGCCGGTCAATGTTGGCGCAACTGTGAACTATTATGCTGATTCCGATGTGGATGGCTTTGGAGATCCAAATGTTTCTCAGAATTCCTGTACGCAACCTGCAGGATATGTTACAGACAATACAGACTGTAACGATAACGATGCATCTGTGCACGCTCCCCAAATCTTCTATGTAGATAATGACCTGGATGGATTTGGATCTACCACTTCTGCACTTATCTGTTCTAATACACCAACAGCTGGTTATTCTGCGAATAACAGCGATTGTAATGATAATGATGCTTCCATTCATGCACCTCAATCCTACTATACGGACTCTGACTTAGATGGATTTGGATCAACCACAGTAGCTTTTGCCTGTGCTTCCACTCCACCATCAGGTTATTCCACTAATAATACGGATTGCAACGATAATGACGCTTCCGTCAGTTCGTCTCTGTCTTATTACCTCGATAGTGACCTGGATGGTTTTGGTGCCGGATCTGTAGTGATGCTTTGCGCTTCAACTGCACCGACAGGTTATTCTAAAAAGAATACAGATTGTAATGATAATGATGCCAGCGTCCATACGCAACAATCATTCTATGTAGATAATGACCTGGATACCTATGGTTCAACAACAAGTGCTTTGGTGTGTGCATCTGCGCCTCCATCCGGTTATTCCTCTAACAATACTGATTGTAACGATAATGATGGATCGGTAAATGCTCCCCAGCAGTATTATGTAGATACTGACCATGACGGTTATGGATCTACTACTACAGCAATGGTTTGTGCTTCTACTCCTCCAACCGGTTATTCATCAGATAATACAGACTGTAACGATGCCAATGCCAGTACACATCCAAATGCTCCTGAGCAATGTAATGGTATCGATGACAACTGTAATGGACAAGTCGATGAGAATGTGACTACCATTACTTTTTATCAGGATTTAGATAATGATGGATATGGAAATATAAATGTGACTTCTATCTCCTGTTTACAACCTGCTGGTTACGTACTGGATAACACTGATTGTAATGATAATGACGCAACCGTTCATAGCCCACAGACTTATTATGCAGATAATGATCAGGACGGATACGGTGCAGGGTTTGCTTCATCGTTGTGCTTTTCCACAGCACCTTCGGGCTATTCCACAAACAATACCGATTGCGACGATAATAATGCAACAGTTAATGCAACGCAATCTTACTACGTAGACATGGATCTGGATGGATTTGGATCTACTACTTCAGCGTTTCAATGTGCATCATCCCCGCCAGTTGGCTATTCCAATGATAATACTGACTGTAATGATAATGACGCTTCGGTACATACCGCACAGCCCTACTATACGGATACAGATCAGGATACTTATGGAGCAGGTTCGGTAGTTTCGCTATGCTCCTCAACGGCACCGACAGGTTATTCAACTAATAATACAGATTGTAATGACAATGATGTGTCCGTACATACACAGCAATCTTATTTCGTGGATGCAGATCTGGATGGTTTTGGTTCAACGAATACCTCACTTGTCTGTGCTTCTGCTCCTCCTTCCGGCTACTCCAATGATAATACGGATTGTGATGATGCGGATGCTTCCAGGCATTCAGGTTTCCCATTCTATGCTGACACGGACGGTGATGGTTACGGAACTGGATCTCCGCTAACTGTTTGTGCAGCAAACGGCACTACACCTCCTAATGGTTATTCAAATAACAATACGGATTGTAATCCGGGCGACAATACGAAATGGCAGAGCGCTTCCTTGTTCATTGATGCCGATGGTGATGGATATGATGCTGGCAGCTCCACAGTTTGTTACGGAGCAACCGTTCCAGCAGGATATTCCGCTACCACTTCGGGAACTGACTGTAACGATGCAGACAATACCAAATGGCAAAGTGCATCCCTG
This DNA window, taken from Chitinophagales bacterium, encodes the following:
- a CDS encoding Ig-like domain-containing protein, with translation NPSANAGTISGASSVCVGTTTTLTSNGDGGGTWTSDNTAVATVDANGVVIGVAAGNATITYSVTNTCGTASATKSVTVNPNANAGTISGPGSVCTGSTTTLTSSGDAGGTWTSNNTSAATVDANGVVTGVTAGTATITYSVTNTCGTATATKSVNVKPNANAGTVNGITPLCPGQITQYSSNGDAGGSWTSSNSNVATVEANGMVTGVGSGSAIITYSVTNSCGTVTATQSVTVNPSAYAGTISGKSSICEGDTITLSSTGDAGGTWSSDNTSVAKVKANTGVVTGVNPGSATISYNVTNSCGTATATEAVTVSPNANAGTISGASSVCLGTTIALISSGDAGGTWTSSNTSTATVDANGVVTGVTAGTATITYSVTNTCGTASATKSVTVNPSANAGTISGAGSVCPGTTTTLTSSGDAGGTWSSDNIAVATVDANGIVTGISGGNATISYSVSSSCGTASATESVTVFPNANAGTISGAGSVCAGTTTALSSSGDAGGTWTSSNTNTATVDANGVVTGVNAGNATITYSVTNSCGTATATKSVTVKPNANAGTISGASSVCTGTTTTLTSNGDGGGTWSSDNTAVATVDANGVVTGVSSGSTTITYSVTNMCGTASATKPVNVGATVNYYADSDVDGFGDPNVSQNSCTQPAGYVTDNTDCNDNDASVHAPQIFYVDNDLDGFGSTTSALICSNTPTAGYSANNSDCNDNDASIHAPQSYYTDSDLDGFGSTTVAFACASTPPSGYSTNNTDCNDNDASVSSSLSYYLDSDLDGFGAGSVVMLCASTAPTGYSKKNTDCNDNDASVHTQQSFYVDNDLDTYGSTTSALVCASAPPSGYSSNNTDCNDNDGSVNAPQQYYVDTDHDGYGSTTTAMVCASTPPTGYSSDNTDCNDANASTHPNAPEQCNGIDDNCNGQVDENVTTITFYQDLDNDGYGNINVTSISCLQPAGYVLDNTDCNDNDATVHSPQTYYADNDQDGYGAGFASSLCFSTAPSGYSTNNTDCDDNNATVNATQSYYVDMDLDGFGSTTSAFQCASSPPVGYSNDNTDCNDNDASVHTAQPYYTDTDQDTYGAGSVVSLCSSTAPTGYSTNNTDCNDNDVSVHTQQSYFVDADLDGFGSTNTSLVCASAPPSGYSNDNTDCDDADASRHSGFPFYADTDGDGYGTGSPLTVCAANGTTPPNGYSNNNTDCNPGDNTKWQSASLFIDADGDGYDAGSSTVCYGATVPAGYSATTSGTDCNDADNTKWQSASLYIDADADGYDGGSSTVCYGATIPSGYSATTAGSDCNDNNATVHTSQPYYVDNDHDSYGAGPLVMLCASSAPSGYSALNTDCDDSRSDAYPGAPEQCNGLDDNCNGQVDDGVTVITFYVDADQDGFGSSTDPGISSCSNPGGYSTNNTDCNDADANEYPGQTWYTDADNDGYGSGSTTVQCSRPVNGHIAGELISTSGDCNDGVSAVNPGATEVCNGIDDNCNSQVDEGCSSFIYYRDADNDTYGDPGNSITSNNSTPPSGYVANSGDCNDSNAAINPGATDVCNGIDDNCNGQVDENAIVATVNPTSVTFCNGQSAVLTANSGAGLTYQWYKGQNPLGGQTNATLTITKHGNYYVTESNGICTATSATVVAVRNPVHAAQITVIGSLDICSSGKVTLRASGGTSLTYQWLKGSVPISGATKRNLTVTATGTYSVVVTNEYGCPNTSAPVTVTSCREQDSPVPLTSSSLSIYPNPTDGHFIIDLELNDKLDGEVLVEIFNALGQIIYADKVGMTDGSLKQEVKLDGANPAGMYFVRVIADDKLYNGQIIYQK